One window of Amaranthus tricolor cultivar Red isolate AtriRed21 chromosome 11, ASM2621246v1, whole genome shotgun sequence genomic DNA carries:
- the LOC130826893 gene encoding probable LRR receptor-like serine/threonine-protein kinase At1g06840 isoform X1: MRFGVSIFTFVFSFFASLLYASAKSTHPLQVAALQSMKRRLVDPMKHLDNWRNGDPCASNWHGILCYDKVGTDGYFHVREIQLLTMNLSGTLAPEVGNLSRLEILDFMWNQLTGGIPKEIGNLLSLKLLLLNGNQLSGPIPNELGFLVNLDRLQLDENNLSGTLPKSLANMSNVKHLHLNNNSLSGHLPPEFSQLPKVVHLLLDNNNLSGKLPPEYSGLKYLEILQLDNNQFLGAEIPASYQNLSRLVKLLRSLFPFLLPVQTEYRSRSLRNCSLGGTVPDLGKMPYLSFIDLSWNKLTGPISPNKLSENVTTIDLSHNNLNGSIPKSFSLLPALQVLSLENNYLNGSIPAGIWQNKSFNGTARISVDLRYNLLSDISGDLNPPQNVTLRFRGNPVCTHANIQNIHRFCDSDAGDNGTSKGPATSIACPATTCPIDQHFEPVPEAPTCFCAAPIMIGYRLKSPSFTYFPPYERAFESYITHTLKMDRYQLFIDSIAWEEGPRLRMYLKLFPDVGTKHLFSDSEVRYIRHKYTTWQFPGSDLFGPYELLNFTLLGPYTTVNLGTKNGISKSVLAGILVGVITVAVIASVLATVLIIRRKNRSQRFSRKNLSSKISIKIDGVKEFSFRELSHATGNFNSSAQVGQGGYGKVYKGILANGTIVAVKCAEEGSLQGKREFLTEIQLLSRLHHRNLVALLGYCGEDGEQMLVYEFMPNGTLRDWISGKSERNLNFVTRLRIALGAAKGILYLHTEANPPIFHRDIKASNILLDANLTAKVADFGLSHLAPLMNDEGSLPHHISTIVKGTPGYLDPEYMLTHQLTDKSDVYSLGVVFLELLTGVPPISHGKNLVREVKKAEESGSLFGIIDSRMGAYPSECVERFIGLALRCCEDKPERRPCILDVVRELENLVLLLPESMNLSDTSSFQSRTTCTTATTTTTASTTTSFIVYARMPSDVSGSDLTTTVMPAVPPR; this comes from the exons ATGAGATTTGGGGTTTCAATATTTACCTTCGTTTTCAGCTTCTTCGCCTCCCTCCTTTATGCCTCTGCAAAGTCAACTCATCCTCTTCAAG TTGCTGCATTGCAGTCCATGAAGAGGAGACTGGTTGATCCTATGAAACACTTGGATAACTGGCGAAACGGAGATCCATGTGCTTCCAACTGGCATGGCATTCTTTGCTACGATAAAGTTGGCACCGATGGATATTTCCATGTCCGAGAGAT TCAACTGCTTACTATGAATCTGTCTGGAACTTTAGCACCTGAGGTTGGAAACTTATCTCGTCTTGAGATACT AGACTTCATGTGGAACCAACTGACTGGAGGTATCCCAAAGGAGATAGGAAACCTTTTATCACTGAAACTACT GCTTTTGAACGGAAACCAATTATCAGGTCCGATTCCTAATGAACTTGGCTTTCTGGTAAATTTGGACAGACTCCAACTAGATGAGAATAATCTGTCCGGTACATTACCCAAGTCCTTGGCTAATATGAGCAATGTCAAACACTT ACATTTGAACAATAACTCGTTAAGTGGGCATCTTCCTCCTGAGTTCTCTCAATTACCAAAAGTAGTTCACTT GCTGCTGGATAACAATAACCTGTCGGGAAAACTTCCTCCCGAGTACTCAGGTTTAAAATACTTGGAGATACT CCAACTCGACAACAATCAGTTTCTTGGGGCTGAGATTCCAGCATCGTATCAAAACCTGTCCAGATTGGtaaagtt GTTGCGTTCCTTGTTTCCATTCTTGTTGCCCGTTCAAACCGAATATCGTTCCAG AAGTCTAAGAAACTGCAGTTTGGGTGGAACTGTGCCTGATCTTGGCAAAATGCCATATCTTAGTTTCAT AGATTTGAGTTGGAACAAGTTAACAGGACCAATTTCACCAAACAAGCTTTCAGAGAATGTCACTACAat TGATTTATCACATAATAATCTGAATGGATCAATTCCTAAGAGCTTCTCTCTTCTACCAGCTCTCCAAGTGCT ATCGCTTGAAAACAATTATCTAAATGGTTCCATCCCTGCTGGCATTTGGCAGAACAAGTCTTTCAATGGTACTGCTAGAATCTCCGT TGATCTTCGATACAATTTGCTCTCTGACATTTCCGGGGATTTGAATCCTCCACAGAACGTTACCTTAAG GTTTCGTGGGAATCCTGTGTGCACCCATGCCAATATACAGAACATACACCGTTTCTGTGATTCTGATGCAGGAGATAATGGAACATCGAAAGGTCCAGCAACTTCTATAGCTTGTCCTGCCACAACATGTCCCATCGACCAACATTTTGAACCTGTTCCAGAAGCTCCTACATGTTTTTGTGCTGCTCCTATCATGATAGGATACAGACTAAAGAGTCCAAGTTTTACTTATTTCCCACCATACGAAAGGGCTTTTGAGTCTTACATTACTCATACCTTGAAAATGGACCGATACCAACTCTTCATTGATTCAATTGCATGGGAAGAAGGGCCTCGTCTGCGGATGTATTTGAAACTTTTCCCGGAtgttggcacaaaacacttaTTCAGTGACAGTGAAGTTCGCTATATTAGACATAAGTACACGACTTGGCAATTTCCTGGAAGTGATCTTTTTGGACCGTATGAGCTTCTGAATTTCACACTTCTGGGACCTTATACCACTG TGAATCTGGGGACTAAAAATGGCATAAGCAAGAGTGTTTTGGCAGGCATTTTGGTTGGAGTGATTACTGTTGCTGTTATTGCTTCTGTGCTTGCCACAGTTCTCAttataagaaggaaaaacagaAGCCAGCGTTTTTCGAGAAAGAATTTGT CCTCAAAGATCTCCATAAAAATTGATGGTGTGAAAGAATTCTCTTTCAGAGAATTGTCACATGCCACCGGTAATTTTAACAGCTCAGCTCAAGTTGGTCAAGGAGGATATGGAAAGGTTTACAAAGGCATTTTAGCCAATGGAACAATTGTGGCTGTCAAGTGTGCAGAGGAAGGTTCTCTGCAAGGGAAACGTGAATTTCTGACGGAAATACAGCTGTTGTCGAGGTTACATCACCGCAACCTGGTTGCACTACTTGGTTATTGTGGTGAAGATGGAGAACAG ATGCTTGTCTATGAGTTCATGCCAAATGGTACTTTAAGGGACTGGATTTCAG GTAAAAGTGAGAGGAATCTCAACTTTGTCACGAGGTTGCGGATTGCATTAGGTGCAGCCAAGGGCATTCTTTACCTACATACAGAGGCAAACCCACCAATATTTCACAGGGATATTAAAGCCAGCAATATACTTCTAGACGCCAATCTTACAGCCAAAGTTGCTGATTTTGGACTATCACATCTTGCTCCCCTTATGAATGACGAAGGCAGCTTACCTCATCATATATCCACTATAGTAAAAGGAACACCT GGATACCTTGATCCCGAGTATATGTTGACCCATCAGCTAACTGATAAGAGTGATGTGTACAGTCTGGGAGTTGTATTTTTGGAGCTTCTCACAGGTGTACCGCCCATATCACATGGAAAAAATCTTGTGCGTGAG GTGAAAAAAGCAGAGGAATCAGGGTCATTGTTTGGGATAATTGACAGCAGAATGGGGGCTTATCCATCAGAATGTGTAGAGAGATTCATAGGTTTGGCATTGAGGTGTTGTGAGGATAAGCCGGAGAGGAGACCATGCATCTTGGATGTGGTCAGGGAGCTTGAGAACTTGGTCCTACTGCTTCCTGAGAGTATGAACCTGTCTGATACGTCCTCTTTTCAATCGCGCACTACTTGTACTACTGCCACCACTACCACTACCGCAAGCACTACCACCTCATTTATTGTTTACGCACGAATGCCATCTGATGTCTCGGGCAGTGATTTAACTACTACAGTCATGCCTGCCGTTCCTCCACGCTAA
- the LOC130826893 gene encoding probable LRR receptor-like serine/threonine-protein kinase At1g06840 isoform X2, protein MRFGVSIFTFVFSFFASLLYASAKSTHPLQVAALQSMKRRLVDPMKHLDNWRNGDPCASNWHGILCYDKVGTDGYFHVREIQLLTMNLSGTLAPEVGNLSRLEILDFMWNQLTGGIPKEIGNLLSLKLLLLNGNQLSGPIPNELGFLVNLDRLQLDENNLSGTLPKSLANMSNVKHLHLNNNSLSGHLPPEFSQLPKVVHLLLDNNNLSGKLPPEYSGLKYLEILQLDNNQFLGAEIPASYQNLSRLVKLSLRNCSLGGTVPDLGKMPYLSFIDLSWNKLTGPISPNKLSENVTTIDLSHNNLNGSIPKSFSLLPALQVLSLENNYLNGSIPAGIWQNKSFNGTARISVDLRYNLLSDISGDLNPPQNVTLRFRGNPVCTHANIQNIHRFCDSDAGDNGTSKGPATSIACPATTCPIDQHFEPVPEAPTCFCAAPIMIGYRLKSPSFTYFPPYERAFESYITHTLKMDRYQLFIDSIAWEEGPRLRMYLKLFPDVGTKHLFSDSEVRYIRHKYTTWQFPGSDLFGPYELLNFTLLGPYTTVNLGTKNGISKSVLAGILVGVITVAVIASVLATVLIIRRKNRSQRFSRKNLSSKISIKIDGVKEFSFRELSHATGNFNSSAQVGQGGYGKVYKGILANGTIVAVKCAEEGSLQGKREFLTEIQLLSRLHHRNLVALLGYCGEDGEQMLVYEFMPNGTLRDWISGKSERNLNFVTRLRIALGAAKGILYLHTEANPPIFHRDIKASNILLDANLTAKVADFGLSHLAPLMNDEGSLPHHISTIVKGTPGYLDPEYMLTHQLTDKSDVYSLGVVFLELLTGVPPISHGKNLVREVKKAEESGSLFGIIDSRMGAYPSECVERFIGLALRCCEDKPERRPCILDVVRELENLVLLLPESMNLSDTSSFQSRTTCTTATTTTTASTTTSFIVYARMPSDVSGSDLTTTVMPAVPPR, encoded by the exons ATGAGATTTGGGGTTTCAATATTTACCTTCGTTTTCAGCTTCTTCGCCTCCCTCCTTTATGCCTCTGCAAAGTCAACTCATCCTCTTCAAG TTGCTGCATTGCAGTCCATGAAGAGGAGACTGGTTGATCCTATGAAACACTTGGATAACTGGCGAAACGGAGATCCATGTGCTTCCAACTGGCATGGCATTCTTTGCTACGATAAAGTTGGCACCGATGGATATTTCCATGTCCGAGAGAT TCAACTGCTTACTATGAATCTGTCTGGAACTTTAGCACCTGAGGTTGGAAACTTATCTCGTCTTGAGATACT AGACTTCATGTGGAACCAACTGACTGGAGGTATCCCAAAGGAGATAGGAAACCTTTTATCACTGAAACTACT GCTTTTGAACGGAAACCAATTATCAGGTCCGATTCCTAATGAACTTGGCTTTCTGGTAAATTTGGACAGACTCCAACTAGATGAGAATAATCTGTCCGGTACATTACCCAAGTCCTTGGCTAATATGAGCAATGTCAAACACTT ACATTTGAACAATAACTCGTTAAGTGGGCATCTTCCTCCTGAGTTCTCTCAATTACCAAAAGTAGTTCACTT GCTGCTGGATAACAATAACCTGTCGGGAAAACTTCCTCCCGAGTACTCAGGTTTAAAATACTTGGAGATACT CCAACTCGACAACAATCAGTTTCTTGGGGCTGAGATTCCAGCATCGTATCAAAACCTGTCCAGATTGGtaaagtt AAGTCTAAGAAACTGCAGTTTGGGTGGAACTGTGCCTGATCTTGGCAAAATGCCATATCTTAGTTTCAT AGATTTGAGTTGGAACAAGTTAACAGGACCAATTTCACCAAACAAGCTTTCAGAGAATGTCACTACAat TGATTTATCACATAATAATCTGAATGGATCAATTCCTAAGAGCTTCTCTCTTCTACCAGCTCTCCAAGTGCT ATCGCTTGAAAACAATTATCTAAATGGTTCCATCCCTGCTGGCATTTGGCAGAACAAGTCTTTCAATGGTACTGCTAGAATCTCCGT TGATCTTCGATACAATTTGCTCTCTGACATTTCCGGGGATTTGAATCCTCCACAGAACGTTACCTTAAG GTTTCGTGGGAATCCTGTGTGCACCCATGCCAATATACAGAACATACACCGTTTCTGTGATTCTGATGCAGGAGATAATGGAACATCGAAAGGTCCAGCAACTTCTATAGCTTGTCCTGCCACAACATGTCCCATCGACCAACATTTTGAACCTGTTCCAGAAGCTCCTACATGTTTTTGTGCTGCTCCTATCATGATAGGATACAGACTAAAGAGTCCAAGTTTTACTTATTTCCCACCATACGAAAGGGCTTTTGAGTCTTACATTACTCATACCTTGAAAATGGACCGATACCAACTCTTCATTGATTCAATTGCATGGGAAGAAGGGCCTCGTCTGCGGATGTATTTGAAACTTTTCCCGGAtgttggcacaaaacacttaTTCAGTGACAGTGAAGTTCGCTATATTAGACATAAGTACACGACTTGGCAATTTCCTGGAAGTGATCTTTTTGGACCGTATGAGCTTCTGAATTTCACACTTCTGGGACCTTATACCACTG TGAATCTGGGGACTAAAAATGGCATAAGCAAGAGTGTTTTGGCAGGCATTTTGGTTGGAGTGATTACTGTTGCTGTTATTGCTTCTGTGCTTGCCACAGTTCTCAttataagaaggaaaaacagaAGCCAGCGTTTTTCGAGAAAGAATTTGT CCTCAAAGATCTCCATAAAAATTGATGGTGTGAAAGAATTCTCTTTCAGAGAATTGTCACATGCCACCGGTAATTTTAACAGCTCAGCTCAAGTTGGTCAAGGAGGATATGGAAAGGTTTACAAAGGCATTTTAGCCAATGGAACAATTGTGGCTGTCAAGTGTGCAGAGGAAGGTTCTCTGCAAGGGAAACGTGAATTTCTGACGGAAATACAGCTGTTGTCGAGGTTACATCACCGCAACCTGGTTGCACTACTTGGTTATTGTGGTGAAGATGGAGAACAG ATGCTTGTCTATGAGTTCATGCCAAATGGTACTTTAAGGGACTGGATTTCAG GTAAAAGTGAGAGGAATCTCAACTTTGTCACGAGGTTGCGGATTGCATTAGGTGCAGCCAAGGGCATTCTTTACCTACATACAGAGGCAAACCCACCAATATTTCACAGGGATATTAAAGCCAGCAATATACTTCTAGACGCCAATCTTACAGCCAAAGTTGCTGATTTTGGACTATCACATCTTGCTCCCCTTATGAATGACGAAGGCAGCTTACCTCATCATATATCCACTATAGTAAAAGGAACACCT GGATACCTTGATCCCGAGTATATGTTGACCCATCAGCTAACTGATAAGAGTGATGTGTACAGTCTGGGAGTTGTATTTTTGGAGCTTCTCACAGGTGTACCGCCCATATCACATGGAAAAAATCTTGTGCGTGAG GTGAAAAAAGCAGAGGAATCAGGGTCATTGTTTGGGATAATTGACAGCAGAATGGGGGCTTATCCATCAGAATGTGTAGAGAGATTCATAGGTTTGGCATTGAGGTGTTGTGAGGATAAGCCGGAGAGGAGACCATGCATCTTGGATGTGGTCAGGGAGCTTGAGAACTTGGTCCTACTGCTTCCTGAGAGTATGAACCTGTCTGATACGTCCTCTTTTCAATCGCGCACTACTTGTACTACTGCCACCACTACCACTACCGCAAGCACTACCACCTCATTTATTGTTTACGCACGAATGCCATCTGATGTCTCGGGCAGTGATTTAACTACTACAGTCATGCCTGCCGTTCCTCCACGCTAA
- the LOC130826893 gene encoding probable LRR receptor-like serine/threonine-protein kinase At1g06840 isoform X3 codes for MPLQSQLILFKSMKRRLVDPMKHLDNWRNGDPCASNWHGILCYDKVGTDGYFHVREIQLLTMNLSGTLAPEVGNLSRLEILDFMWNQLTGGIPKEIGNLLSLKLLLLNGNQLSGPIPNELGFLVNLDRLQLDENNLSGTLPKSLANMSNVKHLHLNNNSLSGHLPPEFSQLPKVVHLLLDNNNLSGKLPPEYSGLKYLEILQLDNNQFLGAEIPASYQNLSRLVKLLRSLFPFLLPVQTEYRSRSLRNCSLGGTVPDLGKMPYLSFIDLSWNKLTGPISPNKLSENVTTIDLSHNNLNGSIPKSFSLLPALQVLSLENNYLNGSIPAGIWQNKSFNGTARISVDLRYNLLSDISGDLNPPQNVTLRFRGNPVCTHANIQNIHRFCDSDAGDNGTSKGPATSIACPATTCPIDQHFEPVPEAPTCFCAAPIMIGYRLKSPSFTYFPPYERAFESYITHTLKMDRYQLFIDSIAWEEGPRLRMYLKLFPDVGTKHLFSDSEVRYIRHKYTTWQFPGSDLFGPYELLNFTLLGPYTTVNLGTKNGISKSVLAGILVGVITVAVIASVLATVLIIRRKNRSQRFSRKNLSSKISIKIDGVKEFSFRELSHATGNFNSSAQVGQGGYGKVYKGILANGTIVAVKCAEEGSLQGKREFLTEIQLLSRLHHRNLVALLGYCGEDGEQMLVYEFMPNGTLRDWISGKSERNLNFVTRLRIALGAAKGILYLHTEANPPIFHRDIKASNILLDANLTAKVADFGLSHLAPLMNDEGSLPHHISTIVKGTPGYLDPEYMLTHQLTDKSDVYSLGVVFLELLTGVPPISHGKNLVREVKKAEESGSLFGIIDSRMGAYPSECVERFIGLALRCCEDKPERRPCILDVVRELENLVLLLPESMNLSDTSSFQSRTTCTTATTTTTASTTTSFIVYARMPSDVSGSDLTTTVMPAVPPR; via the exons ATGCCTCTGCAAAGTCAACTCATCCTCTTCAAG TCCATGAAGAGGAGACTGGTTGATCCTATGAAACACTTGGATAACTGGCGAAACGGAGATCCATGTGCTTCCAACTGGCATGGCATTCTTTGCTACGATAAAGTTGGCACCGATGGATATTTCCATGTCCGAGAGAT TCAACTGCTTACTATGAATCTGTCTGGAACTTTAGCACCTGAGGTTGGAAACTTATCTCGTCTTGAGATACT AGACTTCATGTGGAACCAACTGACTGGAGGTATCCCAAAGGAGATAGGAAACCTTTTATCACTGAAACTACT GCTTTTGAACGGAAACCAATTATCAGGTCCGATTCCTAATGAACTTGGCTTTCTGGTAAATTTGGACAGACTCCAACTAGATGAGAATAATCTGTCCGGTACATTACCCAAGTCCTTGGCTAATATGAGCAATGTCAAACACTT ACATTTGAACAATAACTCGTTAAGTGGGCATCTTCCTCCTGAGTTCTCTCAATTACCAAAAGTAGTTCACTT GCTGCTGGATAACAATAACCTGTCGGGAAAACTTCCTCCCGAGTACTCAGGTTTAAAATACTTGGAGATACT CCAACTCGACAACAATCAGTTTCTTGGGGCTGAGATTCCAGCATCGTATCAAAACCTGTCCAGATTGGtaaagtt GTTGCGTTCCTTGTTTCCATTCTTGTTGCCCGTTCAAACCGAATATCGTTCCAG AAGTCTAAGAAACTGCAGTTTGGGTGGAACTGTGCCTGATCTTGGCAAAATGCCATATCTTAGTTTCAT AGATTTGAGTTGGAACAAGTTAACAGGACCAATTTCACCAAACAAGCTTTCAGAGAATGTCACTACAat TGATTTATCACATAATAATCTGAATGGATCAATTCCTAAGAGCTTCTCTCTTCTACCAGCTCTCCAAGTGCT ATCGCTTGAAAACAATTATCTAAATGGTTCCATCCCTGCTGGCATTTGGCAGAACAAGTCTTTCAATGGTACTGCTAGAATCTCCGT TGATCTTCGATACAATTTGCTCTCTGACATTTCCGGGGATTTGAATCCTCCACAGAACGTTACCTTAAG GTTTCGTGGGAATCCTGTGTGCACCCATGCCAATATACAGAACATACACCGTTTCTGTGATTCTGATGCAGGAGATAATGGAACATCGAAAGGTCCAGCAACTTCTATAGCTTGTCCTGCCACAACATGTCCCATCGACCAACATTTTGAACCTGTTCCAGAAGCTCCTACATGTTTTTGTGCTGCTCCTATCATGATAGGATACAGACTAAAGAGTCCAAGTTTTACTTATTTCCCACCATACGAAAGGGCTTTTGAGTCTTACATTACTCATACCTTGAAAATGGACCGATACCAACTCTTCATTGATTCAATTGCATGGGAAGAAGGGCCTCGTCTGCGGATGTATTTGAAACTTTTCCCGGAtgttggcacaaaacacttaTTCAGTGACAGTGAAGTTCGCTATATTAGACATAAGTACACGACTTGGCAATTTCCTGGAAGTGATCTTTTTGGACCGTATGAGCTTCTGAATTTCACACTTCTGGGACCTTATACCACTG TGAATCTGGGGACTAAAAATGGCATAAGCAAGAGTGTTTTGGCAGGCATTTTGGTTGGAGTGATTACTGTTGCTGTTATTGCTTCTGTGCTTGCCACAGTTCTCAttataagaaggaaaaacagaAGCCAGCGTTTTTCGAGAAAGAATTTGT CCTCAAAGATCTCCATAAAAATTGATGGTGTGAAAGAATTCTCTTTCAGAGAATTGTCACATGCCACCGGTAATTTTAACAGCTCAGCTCAAGTTGGTCAAGGAGGATATGGAAAGGTTTACAAAGGCATTTTAGCCAATGGAACAATTGTGGCTGTCAAGTGTGCAGAGGAAGGTTCTCTGCAAGGGAAACGTGAATTTCTGACGGAAATACAGCTGTTGTCGAGGTTACATCACCGCAACCTGGTTGCACTACTTGGTTATTGTGGTGAAGATGGAGAACAG ATGCTTGTCTATGAGTTCATGCCAAATGGTACTTTAAGGGACTGGATTTCAG GTAAAAGTGAGAGGAATCTCAACTTTGTCACGAGGTTGCGGATTGCATTAGGTGCAGCCAAGGGCATTCTTTACCTACATACAGAGGCAAACCCACCAATATTTCACAGGGATATTAAAGCCAGCAATATACTTCTAGACGCCAATCTTACAGCCAAAGTTGCTGATTTTGGACTATCACATCTTGCTCCCCTTATGAATGACGAAGGCAGCTTACCTCATCATATATCCACTATAGTAAAAGGAACACCT GGATACCTTGATCCCGAGTATATGTTGACCCATCAGCTAACTGATAAGAGTGATGTGTACAGTCTGGGAGTTGTATTTTTGGAGCTTCTCACAGGTGTACCGCCCATATCACATGGAAAAAATCTTGTGCGTGAG GTGAAAAAAGCAGAGGAATCAGGGTCATTGTTTGGGATAATTGACAGCAGAATGGGGGCTTATCCATCAGAATGTGTAGAGAGATTCATAGGTTTGGCATTGAGGTGTTGTGAGGATAAGCCGGAGAGGAGACCATGCATCTTGGATGTGGTCAGGGAGCTTGAGAACTTGGTCCTACTGCTTCCTGAGAGTATGAACCTGTCTGATACGTCCTCTTTTCAATCGCGCACTACTTGTACTACTGCCACCACTACCACTACCGCAAGCACTACCACCTCATTTATTGTTTACGCACGAATGCCATCTGATGTCTCGGGCAGTGATTTAACTACTACAGTCATGCCTGCCGTTCCTCCACGCTAA